The following proteins come from a genomic window of Pseudomonas sp. Z8(2022):
- a CDS encoding M14-type cytosolic carboxypeptidase — translation MKISADFDSGNIQVIDASDPQQVLLAMRPDLNSHHFQWFHFQVDGLQPGQEYGFCLTNAGQSAYSHAWDGYQAVASYDQQDWFRVPTRYQDGQLHFRLQAEQQSVRFAYFEPYPRARHERLIARALERGAELVACGRSLEGRDIQLLRIAGQAGAARKLWIIAQQHPGEHMAEWFMEGLIERLQNPQDAEVAALLREAEFYLVPNMNPDGACRGHLRTNYAGQDLNRAWQSASSERSPEVLFVLQHMQRIGVDLFLDIHGDEEIPHVFTAGCEGNPGYTPRLAELEEDFRNRLVGIGAEFQTRFGYPRDEPGKANLTLACNAVGQAFDCLAFTIEMPFKDHDDNPQPRTGWNGARSQKLGQDVLTVLAQMVGRLR, via the coding sequence ATGAAGATCAGTGCGGATTTCGACAGCGGCAATATCCAGGTCATCGACGCCAGTGACCCGCAACAGGTGTTGCTGGCCATGCGCCCGGACCTCAACAGTCATCACTTTCAGTGGTTCCACTTTCAGGTCGATGGCCTGCAGCCCGGCCAAGAATACGGCTTCTGCCTGACCAATGCCGGGCAGTCGGCCTACAGCCATGCCTGGGACGGTTACCAGGCCGTGGCCAGTTACGATCAGCAGGACTGGTTTCGCGTGCCCACCCGTTATCAGGACGGTCAACTGCATTTCCGCCTGCAGGCCGAGCAGCAGAGCGTGCGCTTCGCCTATTTCGAGCCTTACCCGCGGGCGCGGCATGAGCGCCTGATCGCCAGGGCGCTGGAACGTGGCGCCGAGCTGGTGGCCTGTGGGCGTAGCCTGGAGGGGCGCGATATTCAGCTGCTGCGTATCGCTGGTCAGGCTGGCGCGGCGCGCAAGCTGTGGATCATCGCCCAGCAGCATCCCGGTGAGCACATGGCCGAATGGTTCATGGAGGGGCTGATCGAGCGCCTGCAGAATCCGCAGGATGCCGAGGTCGCTGCCCTGCTGCGTGAGGCCGAGTTCTATCTGGTGCCGAACATGAACCCGGACGGTGCCTGTCGGGGGCATCTGCGCACCAATTACGCCGGGCAGGACCTCAATCGCGCCTGGCAGTCGGCCAGCTCAGAGCGCAGCCCGGAAGTGCTGTTCGTGCTGCAACATATGCAGCGCATCGGTGTCGACCTGTTTCTCGATATCCATGGCGATGAGGAAATTCCTCATGTGTTCACTGCCGGCTGTGAGGGCAACCCGGGTTATACACCGCGTTTGGCCGAGCTGGAGGAGGACTTCCGCAACCGTCTGGTGGGGATCGGTGCGGAATTTCAGACCCGCTTCGGTTATCCGCGCGATGAACCGGGCAAGGCCAACCTGACTCTGGCGTGCAACGCCGTTGGCCAGGCCTTCGATTGTCTGGCGTTCACCATCGAGATGCCGTTCAAGGATCACGACGACAACCCGCAGCCACGCACCGGCTGGAACGGCGCGCGTTCGCAGAAGCTGGGGCAGGACGTGCTGACGGTGCTGGCGCAGATGGTCGGGCGGCTGCGCTGA
- a CDS encoding tetratricopeptide repeat protein has protein sequence MPNPRNLLHATTALLALVLLAGCAGREPATDESGQQAEYPVTQTEQDQLREQAQRGDLDSQFQLGSSYFVGQPEKNLRQAEYWWKQAADKGHAMAAVSLAYLYTGRDAPEFANQRDMLKYLNQSAAAGNPMAQHVLGNLYRRGEGGVPRDPDQAQRLYQSACQQNYEPSCTALGRQ, from the coding sequence ATGCCCAATCCACGGAACCTGCTTCACGCTACCACCGCCCTGCTTGCGCTCGTCCTGCTGGCAGGCTGCGCCGGACGTGAGCCTGCCACCGACGAGTCCGGCCAGCAGGCCGAATACCCCGTCACCCAGACCGAACAGGATCAGCTGCGCGAACAGGCCCAGCGTGGCGATCTGGACAGTCAGTTTCAGCTCGGCAGCAGCTACTTCGTCGGCCAACCCGAGAAGAACCTCAGGCAGGCCGAGTACTGGTGGAAGCAGGCCGCCGACAAGGGCCACGCCATGGCCGCGGTAAGCCTGGCCTACCTCTATACGGGGCGTGACGCGCCGGAGTTCGCCAACCAGCGCGACATGCTCAAGTACCTCAACCAGTCAGCCGCTGCGGGCAACCCCATGGCCCAGCATGTACTGGGCAATCTCTACCGTCGCGGTGAGGGCGGCGTCCCGCGTGATCCCGACCAGGCCCAGCGTCTGTACCAGAGTGCCTGCCAGCAGAATTACGAGCCGTCCTGCACGGCGCTGGGCCGCCAGTAG
- a CDS encoding alkaline phosphatase family protein: MKHNVILVVLDGLSYQVAQHALGHLLAYCQAGRAVLYKLDCALPALSRPLYECILTGVPPIESSIVHNDVVRLSNQRSVFHYARDAGLTTAAAAYHWVSELYNRAPFQAARDRHTSDESLPIQHGHFYYADHYPDSHLFADADSLRQRYQPNLLLVHPMNIDDAGHKHGLDSPQYRNSARMADVLLAEYIQTWLDAGYQILVTADHGMNADRSHNGLLPEEREVPLIVIGDAFSLDPAARPQQTELCGTVCQLLGVAHDKPWCRELLA; encoded by the coding sequence ATGAAGCACAACGTCATCCTGGTGGTACTGGATGGCCTGAGCTATCAGGTGGCCCAGCACGCGCTGGGCCACCTGTTGGCTTACTGCCAGGCCGGACGCGCCGTGCTGTACAAGCTCGACTGCGCACTGCCGGCACTGTCCCGCCCGCTCTATGAATGCATCCTCACCGGCGTGCCGCCCATCGAAAGCAGCATCGTGCACAACGATGTGGTGCGCCTGTCGAATCAGCGCAGCGTCTTCCATTACGCCCGTGATGCCGGTCTGACGACAGCCGCCGCGGCCTATCACTGGGTCAGCGAACTGTACAACCGAGCGCCCTTCCAGGCCGCACGCGACCGCCACACCAGTGACGAGTCGCTGCCAATCCAGCACGGCCACTTCTATTACGCCGACCACTATCCGGATTCGCACCTGTTCGCCGATGCCGACAGCCTGCGCCAGCGCTACCAGCCGAACCTCTTGCTGGTGCACCCGATGAACATCGACGACGCCGGCCACAAGCATGGCCTCGACAGTCCGCAGTACCGCAACTCGGCGCGCATGGCCGACGTATTGCTGGCCGAATACATCCAGACCTGGCTCGACGCCGGCTACCAGATCCTGGTGACGGCCGACCATGGCATGAATGCCGACCGCAGCCACAACGGCCTGCTGCCGGAAGAGCGCGAAGTGCCGCTGATCGTCATCGGCGATGCCTTCAGCCTCGATCCGGCAGCCCGCCCGCAGCAGACCGAGCTATGCGGCACAGTCTGCCAGCTGCTCGGCGTGGCCCATGACAAACCCTGGTGCAGAGAGTTGCTCGCATGA
- a CDS encoding NADPH-dependent FMN reductase produces the protein MQDRIRLVLIYGSVREERFCDRVVAWAREQIEQRSEFELSLVDPAVMFRQPDEVREVAEQRHRGQQQLLRADAFLIVTPEYNHGYPAALKQFIDEVPAAWEARPVGFVSYGGVSGGLRAVEQLRQVLAELHAMTVRGSVSFTNAWEQFDERGQLSEPRRANSALAHTLVQLNWWAQTLRAGRERVPYERIRG, from the coding sequence ATGCAGGATCGCATTCGACTGGTACTGATTTACGGCAGCGTGCGTGAAGAGCGCTTCTGCGACCGGGTGGTGGCCTGGGCGCGTGAGCAGATCGAGCAGCGCAGCGAGTTCGAGCTGAGCCTGGTCGATCCGGCCGTGATGTTCCGTCAGCCAGACGAGGTACGCGAGGTGGCCGAGCAACGCCATCGTGGGCAGCAACAGTTGTTGCGTGCAGACGCTTTCCTGATCGTCACTCCGGAGTACAACCACGGCTATCCGGCGGCGCTCAAGCAGTTCATCGACGAGGTCCCGGCCGCCTGGGAGGCACGTCCAGTGGGATTCGTCAGTTATGGCGGAGTATCCGGCGGGTTACGCGCGGTGGAGCAACTGCGACAGGTGCTGGCCGAACTGCATGCCATGACGGTACGCGGCTCGGTGAGCTTCACCAATGCCTGGGAACAGTTCGATGAGCGGGGGCAACTGAGCGAGCCGCGCCGGGCCAACTCGGCGCTGGCGCACACGCTGGTGCAGTTGAACTGGTGGGCGCAGACGTTGCGCGCCGGTCGCGAGCGGGTGCCCTACGAGCGGATCAGGGGATAG
- a CDS encoding UTRA domain-containing protein, with product MREEAPRAVTVICRALQEQIDRGLLPSGSKLPAERKLSELFDTTRITLREALGQLEAQGLVYREERRGWFVSPARVAYNPLVRTHFHAMVAGQGRVPATEVLSARLIPASAQICQVLALPALSSVYQVCRARRIDGRLVLYVEHYLNPAYFPGILEFDLTRSLTDLYADEYGIRYGRVRFDMVPTALHAEAAASLRVAPGSPALRITRVNRDQHGRIIDCDLEFWRHDAIHVSVEVPE from the coding sequence ATGCGCGAAGAAGCGCCTCGGGCCGTCACCGTGATCTGCCGCGCCCTGCAGGAGCAGATCGACCGTGGATTGCTGCCCTCCGGCAGCAAGCTGCCGGCCGAGCGCAAGCTCAGCGAATTGTTCGACACCACGCGCATCACCCTGCGTGAGGCCCTGGGGCAGTTGGAGGCGCAAGGGCTGGTCTACCGCGAGGAGCGCCGTGGCTGGTTCGTTTCACCCGCGCGGGTGGCCTACAACCCTCTGGTTCGTACCCACTTCCACGCCATGGTCGCCGGGCAGGGGCGGGTGCCGGCAACCGAGGTTCTCAGCGCACGGCTGATACCGGCCAGTGCGCAGATCTGTCAGGTGCTGGCGTTGCCGGCGCTGTCCAGCGTCTATCAGGTGTGCCGGGCGCGGCGCATCGACGGGCGCCTGGTGCTGTATGTCGAGCACTACCTCAACCCCGCCTACTTTCCCGGCATTCTCGAATTCGACCTGACACGCTCGCTGACCGACCTCTATGCCGACGAATATGGCATTCGCTATGGCCGTGTGCGTTTCGACATGGTGCCCACCGCCCTGCATGCCGAAGCAGCCGCCAGCCTCCGCGTGGCGCCCGGCAGCCCGGCGCTGCGCATCACCCGGGTCAACCGTGACCAGCACGGGCGCATCATCGATTGCGACCTGGAGTTCTGGCGCCACGACGCCATTCACGTCAGTGTCGAAGTCCCCGAGTAG
- the soxR gene encoding redox-sensitive transcriptional activator SoxR, whose amino-acid sequence MDTHRALQERPLSVGQVAERSGLAVSTLHFYESRGLIQSQRNAGNQRRYRRDVLRRVAIIKVAQRLGIPLADIGAALATLPCDHTPTAADWQKLSEQWQRDLDARIEQMTRLRDQLTGCIGCGCLSMQDCPLRNPSDELGEQGSGARLLGRD is encoded by the coding sequence ATGGACACGCATCGCGCCCTTCAAGAGCGCCCGCTGAGCGTCGGCCAGGTCGCCGAGCGCAGTGGCCTAGCAGTTTCCACGCTGCACTTCTACGAATCCAGGGGCCTGATCCAGAGCCAGCGCAATGCCGGCAATCAGCGGCGGTATCGACGTGATGTGCTGCGCCGCGTGGCGATCATCAAGGTGGCGCAGCGCCTGGGCATTCCGCTGGCCGATATCGGTGCCGCGCTGGCCACCCTGCCCTGCGATCACACCCCCACCGCCGCTGACTGGCAGAAACTGTCGGAGCAATGGCAACGCGATCTGGACGCCCGCATCGAGCAGATGACCCGGCTGCGTGACCAGCTCACCGGCTGCATCGGCTGCGGTTGTCTGTCGATGCAGGACTGCCCGCTGCGCAACCCCAGCGACGAACTTGGCGAACAGGGCAGCGGAGCACGCCTGCTGGGTAGGGATTAA
- a CDS encoding OprD family porin: protein MTARNIVPLALLGSTALALVMPTATHAAGFVEDAKVTLGLRNYYFNRNFLNQTQGGQGQAAEWTQSFILDARSGYTQGTVGFGLDVLGLYAVKLDGGRGTTGSGLLPTHDDGRAADDYGRAAVAAKAKFSKTELKVGEWFAVLPILRADDGRALPQTFQGAQLTSNEIDDLTLYGGQFWKNSQRNDASREEMSFNGIDGDDFNFAGGEYRFNGNNTMVGVWHARLEDVYKQSFVQLTHSQPVGDWVLGANLGYFNGKEEGAAKAGELENKVYQAALSAKTGNNTFMVAYQKLSGDTKFLRIDGASGGTLVNDGFTSSFDNPEERSWQIRHDYNFAGLGIPGLTLMNRYTSGSNIHTGGRTDAEEWTRESELAYTFQEGTLKNLSVRWRNSDVRRDVGTDAHENRLIINYPLSIL, encoded by the coding sequence ATGACCGCACGCAACATCGTTCCACTGGCTCTGCTCGGCAGCACCGCCCTGGCATTGGTTATGCCGACCGCCACGCACGCTGCCGGCTTCGTCGAAGACGCCAAGGTCACCCTCGGCCTGCGCAACTACTATTTCAACCGCAACTTCCTCAACCAGACCCAGGGCGGTCAGGGCCAGGCAGCCGAATGGACCCAGAGCTTCATTCTCGATGCTCGCTCCGGTTACACCCAGGGCACCGTTGGTTTCGGTCTCGATGTACTGGGCCTGTACGCGGTCAAGCTCGACGGCGGACGTGGCACCACCGGTAGCGGCCTGCTGCCGACTCATGACGATGGGCGTGCCGCCGACGATTACGGCCGTGCTGCCGTCGCCGCCAAGGCCAAGTTCTCCAAAACCGAGTTGAAGGTCGGCGAATGGTTCGCCGTGCTGCCGATCCTGCGTGCCGATGACGGTCGTGCGCTGCCGCAAACCTTCCAGGGCGCACAGCTGACTTCCAACGAGATCGACGATCTGACCCTGTATGGCGGTCAGTTCTGGAAGAACAGCCAGCGTAACGACGCCAGCCGCGAAGAGATGTCGTTCAACGGCATCGATGGCGATGATTTCAACTTCGCCGGTGGCGAATACCGCTTCAACGGCAACAACACCATGGTCGGCGTCTGGCACGCGCGCCTGGAAGACGTCTACAAGCAGAGCTTCGTGCAGCTGACTCACAGCCAGCCGGTGGGCGACTGGGTACTGGGTGCCAACCTCGGCTACTTCAATGGCAAGGAAGAAGGCGCGGCCAAGGCCGGTGAGCTGGAGAACAAGGTCTATCAGGCAGCGCTCAGCGCCAAAACCGGCAACAACACCTTCATGGTCGCCTACCAGAAGCTCAGCGGTGATACCAAGTTCCTGCGCATCGACGGCGCCAGCGGCGGCACCCTGGTCAACGACGGCTTCACCTCCAGCTTCGACAACCCGGAAGAGCGTTCCTGGCAGATCCGTCATGACTACAACTTCGCCGGCCTCGGCATTCCGGGCCTGACCCTGATGAACCGCTACACCAGCGGCTCCAACATCCACACCGGCGGTCGCACCGATGCCGAGGAATGGACCCGTGAGTCGGAGCTGGCCTACACCTTCCAGGAAGGCACGCTGAAGAACCTCAGCGTTCGCTGGCGCAACTCCGACGTGCGCCGCGATGTCGGCACCGACGCCCACGAGAACCGTCTGATCATCAACTACCCGCTGTCGATCCTGTAA
- a CDS encoding ABC transporter substrate-binding protein, producing the protein MKQLLLASLMGSAIALATSAMAEGTDLEALEKAARAEGAVNSVGMPDSWANWKDTWADLARLYGLKHQDTDMSSAQEIAKFAAEKDNATADIGDVGAAFGPIAVQQGVTQPYKPSTWDQIPDWAKDQDGHWLLAYTGSIAFIVNKQLVKDVPRSWADLKTGTYKVAAGDVSTAAQATNGVLAAAIALGGNESNIQPALDLYADLAKQRRLSLANPTIQTLEKGEVEVGVVWDFNGLSYRDQIDPERFEVLIPSDGSVISGYSTIINKWAKNPNAAKLAREYILSDAGQINLAKGHARPIRAEHIDMPAEVQAKLLPQEQYAKVQPVKDAAAWEATSKALPRLWQEHVIINMN; encoded by the coding sequence ATGAAACAACTGCTGCTGGCTTCACTGATGGGCTCTGCCATTGCCCTGGCGACCTCCGCCATGGCCGAAGGTACCGACCTGGAGGCACTGGAAAAGGCTGCACGCGCCGAAGGTGCGGTCAATAGCGTGGGGATGCCCGACAGTTGGGCCAACTGGAAAGACACCTGGGCCGACCTGGCCAGGCTCTACGGCCTCAAGCATCAGGACACCGACATGAGCTCGGCGCAGGAAATCGCCAAGTTCGCCGCCGAGAAGGATAACGCCACCGCCGATATCGGCGATGTCGGCGCCGCCTTCGGCCCCATCGCCGTGCAGCAGGGCGTGACTCAGCCGTACAAGCCGAGCACCTGGGATCAGATTCCGGACTGGGCCAAGGATCAGGACGGCCACTGGTTGCTCGCCTACACCGGCTCGATCGCCTTCATCGTCAACAAGCAACTGGTCAAGGACGTGCCACGCTCCTGGGCCGACCTCAAGACCGGCACCTACAAGGTCGCCGCCGGTGACGTCAGCACCGCCGCACAGGCCACCAACGGTGTACTGGCTGCGGCCATTGCTCTGGGCGGTAACGAAAGCAACATCCAGCCTGCTCTGGACCTGTACGCGGACCTGGCCAAACAGCGCCGCCTGTCGCTGGCCAACCCGACCATCCAGACCCTGGAGAAAGGCGAGGTGGAAGTCGGCGTGGTGTGGGACTTCAACGGTCTGTCCTACCGCGACCAGATCGACCCCGAGCGCTTCGAGGTGCTGATCCCGTCCGATGGCTCGGTGATCTCCGGCTACAGCACCATCATCAACAAATGGGCGAAGAACCCCAATGCGGCCAAACTGGCCCGCGAGTACATCCTCAGCGACGCCGGCCAGATCAACCTGGCCAAGGGTCACGCCCGTCCGATCCGCGCCGAGCATATCGACATGCCGGCCGAGGTACAGGCCAAGCTGCTGCCGCAGGAGCAGTACGCCAAGGTTCAGCCGGTCAAGGACGCCGCTGCCTGGGAAGCCACCTCCAAAGCCCTGCCGCGCCTTTGGCAGGAGCACGTGATCATCAACATGAACTGA
- a CDS encoding ABC transporter ATP-binding protein, producing the protein MSFLHIRNLHKSYGPTTIFTDINIEIGQGQFITLLGPSGCGKSTLLRCIAGLTAVDSGQILLDGQDLVPMPPQKRGIGMVFQSYALFPNMTVTQNVAFGLRMQKVPGAEASKRVAEALELVELNDYAARYPHQLSGGQCQRVALARSLVTRPRLLLLDEPLSALDARIRKHLREQIRAIQRELGLTTIFVTHDQEEALVLSDRIVLMNGGQIVQSGDAETLYTAPADAFAAGFIGNYNLLDAEAASRLLQRPVNSRVAIRPEAIQIGGLGIEGTILSHSLLGNVVRYRVEARGVELLVDVLNRCAADLHRDGQSVSLAIGADAIREVA; encoded by the coding sequence ATGAGTTTTCTGCATATCCGTAACCTGCACAAAAGCTACGGTCCGACGACGATTTTCACCGACATCAACATCGAGATCGGCCAGGGCCAGTTCATCACCCTGCTCGGCCCTTCCGGCTGCGGCAAGTCCACCCTGCTGCGCTGCATCGCCGGTCTGACGGCGGTAGACAGCGGACAGATCCTTCTCGACGGCCAGGATCTGGTACCGATGCCGCCGCAGAAACGCGGCATCGGCATGGTGTTCCAGAGCTATGCGCTGTTCCCCAACATGACCGTGACACAGAACGTCGCCTTCGGCCTGCGCATGCAGAAGGTGCCTGGCGCCGAAGCCAGCAAGCGGGTCGCCGAAGCACTGGAACTGGTGGAGCTGAACGACTATGCCGCGCGCTATCCGCACCAGCTTTCCGGCGGTCAGTGCCAGCGCGTGGCCCTCGCCCGCTCCCTGGTTACCCGCCCGCGCCTGCTGCTGCTCGACGAGCCGCTATCGGCGCTGGATGCGCGCATCCGCAAGCACCTGCGTGAACAGATTCGCGCGATCCAGCGCGAGCTGGGCCTGACCACCATTTTCGTCACCCACGACCAGGAAGAAGCCCTGGTGCTGTCCGACCGCATCGTGCTGATGAACGGCGGCCAGATCGTCCAGAGCGGCGACGCCGAAACCCTCTACACCGCGCCGGCCGATGCATTTGCTGCCGGCTTCATCGGCAACTACAACCTGCTCGACGCCGAGGCTGCCAGCCGTCTGCTGCAGCGCCCGGTGAACAGCCGCGTGGCAATTCGCCCGGAGGCCATCCAGATCGGCGGCCTCGGCATCGAAGGCACCATCCTCAGCCATAGCCTGCTGGGCAACGTCGTGCGTTACCGGGTCGAGGCGCGCGGCGTCGAACTGCTGGTAGACGTGCTCAACCGCTGCGCCGCCGACCTGCACCGCGACGGACAGAGCGTCAGCCTGGCCATCGGCGCCGATGCGATCCGGGAGGTGGCGTAA
- a CDS encoding ABC transporter permease, translated as MKSSISSKGWALLCLVPFAVFFFAFQIAPLAWVASNSLNTSAGWGLGNFQQAFSSPFYRQAMRHSLEVAFWSSLFGIVIAIIGSYSLRQVSSRLRDFVMAFSNMTSNFSGVPLAFAFIILLGFNGALTILLKQMGVIEDFNLYSKTGLIVLYTYFQIPLGVLLLYPAFDALREDWRESAELLGASNWQFWRHIGLPVLTPALLGTFVILLANALGAYATVYALTTGNFNILPIRIAAMVSGDIFLDPNMASALAMVLVGLMTLITIVHQWLLRRSYHVAR; from the coding sequence ATGAAGTCGTCCATCTCCAGCAAGGGCTGGGCACTGCTGTGCCTGGTGCCCTTCGCCGTGTTCTTCTTCGCCTTCCAGATCGCGCCGCTGGCTTGGGTGGCGAGCAACAGCCTGAACACCAGCGCCGGCTGGGGCCTGGGCAACTTCCAGCAGGCCTTTTCCTCGCCCTTCTACCGCCAGGCCATGCGCCACAGCCTGGAAGTTGCCTTCTGGTCGAGCCTGTTCGGCATCGTCATCGCCATCATCGGCAGCTATTCGTTGCGCCAGGTCAGCAGCCGCCTGCGCGATTTCGTCATGGCCTTCTCCAACATGACCAGCAACTTCTCCGGCGTGCCGCTGGCCTTCGCCTTCATCATCCTGCTCGGCTTCAATGGCGCGCTGACCATCCTGCTCAAGCAGATGGGCGTGATCGAGGACTTCAACCTCTATTCCAAGACCGGTCTGATCGTTCTCTACACCTACTTCCAGATTCCGCTGGGCGTGCTGCTGCTCTACCCGGCCTTCGACGCCCTGCGTGAAGACTGGCGCGAGTCGGCCGAGCTGCTCGGCGCCAGCAACTGGCAGTTCTGGCGCCACATCGGCCTGCCGGTGCTGACCCCGGCGCTGCTCGGCACCTTCGTCATCCTGCTGGCCAATGCACTCGGCGCCTACGCCACGGTGTATGCGCTGACTACCGGCAACTTCAACATCCTGCCGATCCGTATCGCTGCGATGGTCTCCGGCGACATCTTCCTCGACCCGAACATGGCCAGCGCACTGGCGATGGTGCTGGTCGGCCTGATGACCCTGATCACCATCGTCCACCAATGGCTGCTGCGCCGGAGCTACCATGTCGCCCGCTGA
- a CDS encoding 5-carboxymethyl-2-hydroxymuconate Delta-isomerase → MITYDKSTDIKGLTMPHCLIEAAREVCELIAPRELLQLVHDQAAGSGLFQPGEVKVRLSLYEHHCVGGEPGLFVHLIFYVLAGRSDDDKRALSRRIVRALVQRLPQVSAISLDVRDIRREVFSNRRNCLDG, encoded by the coding sequence GTGATAACGTATGACAAATCCACCGACATCAAGGGCTTAACCATGCCGCATTGCCTGATCGAAGCCGCCCGTGAAGTGTGTGAGCTGATCGCGCCGCGGGAGTTGCTGCAGCTGGTGCATGACCAGGCTGCCGGCAGCGGTCTGTTCCAGCCCGGCGAGGTCAAGGTGCGCCTGAGCCTGTACGAGCATCATTGCGTCGGTGGCGAACCGGGCCTGTTCGTCCATCTGATCTTCTACGTACTGGCCGGCCGCAGCGATGACGACAAGCGAGCGCTGTCACGGCGTATCGTACGAGCGCTGGTTCAGCGCCTGCCTCAGGTGTCGGCGATTTCCCTGGACGTGCGCGATATTCGTCGTGAGGTGTTCAGCAACAGGCGCAACTGCCTGGACGGTTAA
- a CDS encoding ABC transporter permease, translating into MSPAEKRSPLFHQLVVYLLFLILLLPLLGTLVYSLSTSWSATILPSGFTFKWYVALWSDARFLAAFGRSLLVCFGALALALLLILPLLFVVNYHFPKLDGVMNVLILLPFAIPPVVSSVGLMQLFAAGPLPILGTPWILIGCYFTIALPFMYRAITNNLQAINLRDLMDAAHLLGASTWRAAFMVVLPNLRKGLMVSVFLSFSFLFGEFVFANLLVGSRYETLQVYLYNMRNDSGHFTSALVISYFMFVLLMTWAANRLNKDKS; encoded by the coding sequence ATGTCGCCCGCTGAAAAACGCTCGCCGCTGTTCCACCAGCTGGTGGTCTACCTGCTGTTTCTGATCCTGCTGCTGCCGCTGCTCGGCACCCTGGTGTATTCGCTGTCCACCAGCTGGTCGGCAACCATCCTGCCCAGCGGATTCACCTTCAAGTGGTACGTGGCGCTGTGGAGCGATGCGCGCTTTCTCGCCGCCTTCGGCCGCTCGCTGCTGGTGTGCTTCGGCGCCCTGGCCCTGGCGCTACTGCTGATCCTGCCGCTGCTGTTCGTGGTCAACTACCACTTCCCCAAGCTCGATGGCGTGATGAACGTGCTGATCCTGCTGCCGTTCGCCATTCCGCCGGTGGTGTCCTCGGTGGGCCTGATGCAGCTGTTCGCCGCCGGCCCGCTGCCGATCCTGGGTACACCGTGGATCCTCATCGGCTGCTACTTCACCATCGCACTGCCCTTCATGTACCGGGCGATCACCAACAACCTGCAGGCGATCAACCTGCGCGATCTGATGGATGCCGCCCACCTGCTCGGTGCCAGCACCTGGCGCGCGGCGTTCATGGTGGTGCTGCCGAATCTGCGCAAGGGCCTCATGGTTTCGGTGTTCCTGTCCTTCAGCTTCCTGTTCGGCGAGTTCGTCTTCGCCAACCTGCTGGTGGGTAGCCGCTACGAGACACTGCAGGTGTACCTGTACAACATGCGCAACGACAGCGGCCATTTCACCAGCGCCCTGGTGATCTCCTATTTCATGTTCGTGCTGCTGATGACCTGGGCAGCCAACCGCCTGAACAAGGACAAGTCATGA
- a CDS encoding HAD family hydrolase, producing MALAIFDLDETLIHGDCASLWTLEMVKIGWADGESFIAHEQELMRQYSAGTLAMEDYMAFTLSPLVGRTPEEVAHVVEPFVEDVIEPIFYSDASRTLAAHRAAGDRLLVISASAHFLVSAIAERFGIDEVLAIDLEQQHGFYTGRTQGVLTYREGKVIRLQNWLAEQGESLDGASFYSDSRNDLPLLQLVDKPFTVNPDSTLRAHAEQAGWPILSWS from the coding sequence ATGGCCCTGGCGATTTTCGACCTCGACGAGACGCTGATCCACGGCGACTGCGCGAGTCTGTGGACACTGGAAATGGTGAAGATCGGCTGGGCCGATGGTGAATCCTTCATCGCCCACGAGCAGGAGCTGATGCGCCAGTACTCCGCCGGCACCCTGGCCATGGAGGATTATATGGCCTTCACCCTGTCGCCGCTGGTCGGTCGAACGCCCGAGGAAGTCGCCCATGTGGTCGAACCCTTCGTCGAGGACGTGATCGAGCCGATCTTCTACAGCGACGCCAGCCGCACTCTCGCCGCGCATCGCGCCGCCGGCGACCGCCTGCTGGTGATCTCTGCCTCGGCGCATTTCCTGGTCAGCGCCATCGCCGAACGCTTCGGCATCGACGAGGTGCTGGCCATCGACCTTGAGCAGCAGCACGGCTTCTATACCGGGCGCACCCAGGGCGTACTGACCTACCGCGAGGGCAAGGTAATCCGCCTGCAAAACTGGCTGGCCGAGCAAGGGGAGAGTCTGGACGGCGCCAGCTTCTATTCCGATTCACGCAATGACCTGCCCTTGCTGCAGCTGGTGGACAAGCCCTTCACCGTCAATCCCGATTCAACCCTGCGCGCCCATGCCGAACAGGCCGGCTGGCCGATACTCAGCTGGAGCTGA